From the Bacillus rossius redtenbacheri isolate Brsri chromosome 12, Brsri_v3, whole genome shotgun sequence genome, the window ATAGGAGCGCTGATCGcagttgtttccaatatggctacCGAGTGTCCGGTATTCCTATTTACTGTATTTGGTTGagctgtatttgcgaaaaaaaaaaaaatattaaaaatccgaaaatacctttattagacgctcttcaacttcctcttttcattaaaagcggcggagataagtaattccaaatactttaggagatatcgccgttcttattttgcatacaagacctgtgtttttcattcgaccgtcgccatttttttttattttgccgtgtgtttgtgaatgcctaattaatgaaaatggtcgattaggtcaggtcagttacattataaatactttgaaactaaacattaaaaataatatgaaattatttcaatggttctttagttttaaagtatttataatgtaactgacctgacctaacaaaccgggacaaaggatgaacagtaacaactcacgtaaaatttttttgttacttattacttgcacaacaataaaaaataagactttaaaattagaaacgttaaaaattcGCCTAAGTTGGaagcggtaattaaacaccgttttaaaacaataaattaactaaataatcacgtattggttcatttgaattctggcctatcacgatcaatcacgtgacatcattatccaataaaaaaaatagatactcgtaaacaagaaacaatgcggaaacccacatgaatgcactggtataattgtgatgaaatttaaaaattcgatatctcctaagtatttggaatttttttatctccgccgcttttaatgaaaagaggaagttgaagagcatctgctaaaggtattttcggatttttaacattttttttttttcgcaaataccgctcaactacatatgatgaaatttaaaaattcgatatctcctaaagtatttggaatttctaacctccgccgcttttaatgaaaagaggaagttaaagagcatagaataaaagtattttcagatttttaacatttttttttctcgcaaataccgcccaactacatgtTTACCAATATTAGGCTTTAAGTTCTATGTAATTCGAAAAAACATTTGCAAATTATATGTGCCCATATTAACTGCAGTAAATTATGACGAGCAGACTAGTAACGTCTAAGTTAGATGAtgtgtgtacttttacaaaagacttACCAAAGATTTAATCGTTTTAAACGAAATGAGCATAACATAATCTAAGtataagagcccgtctacaatagtccgaacctgtgcgtggtccgtgtccttatccgaatgtgagtgacgtcacattgtctcaccgaaaattgccctgtccacaattgcgatgtccgatgtccgaatgtattgatttctaaagttgttaccagagcgcagtaaatgtaccaaaccaaatgtttttgtttattgttttgatgctttgtagtttgagattgaacttatgaaagttgtgggagtatttccttcaataacaaaaacaaacaccacgttttcaaacgggaaccgaaaaattcaaatatcgtgagtgttgttcattttctgtgtccgaagtacacaggttgggacaaaaagttcaaattgacgaatatCTTCGGAcaaggtaggttcggaccttcgcccacttgacgcatgacgtcagaggatcacgtgaaccaatcagcgacgagtgtccggacacagtttaggacattgctattgtagacgggccttaatcctattattattttatttcggtcaAAATACTGCAAACTTAAATTTGAGCAAGAATTATCAACGTAACGGAAACAAATTTCTTATATTTTAGAGTTTGTTAACTTGTATTCCCATCTGGAAGGATTAATATTGACCCAGTATAGCTGTAAATGATAAGTTAATGGAACACagactgatttaaaaaaaaaacctaaagaatgaaattatttttcagttGGTAGACTGTTTATTGGTTGCAACGTTGCAAGCAATGTGTATCGTGAAAGATGGCGTAGGAAAGGACCTCTCTAACTTTAGGTTATgtttgtacctttttttttttaccccgttGTGATTTTAATGTTTCCATATTGTATGTCGGAcggttatatttattaaatttagtagTTGTGAATATACTCGTAAATGATACAATTTCTGGTAGCCCTATTTGTAACTGctgcattaaaaaaagtattcttttaCAGAACCCCGCGTTTTAATTTGAGAGTGAATTATTTCCGAGAATTTAGAAATATAATCGGTTGAACAGTTTTACATTGCACATTTAATTGAGTAGTGTAATTCAGTAAAAAGTTTTGTTTATGGTTAATAGtgcttattattttctttttccaaTTTGGGCAGTCTGTTGTATGATCATAGTATACATTGTTTCATGCTTTTTAAGTGTTCGTGATGATTCTCTTGTTTTATGGCGCATAagcaatttatatttgtttttacctGTTTTGTTTATTTGGTGGAGCATATTGTGCCTGGAAGGAAGGTATGGAAAGGGGGTGATCCTACTATGGGAGGGAGATAAGGGCCTAAAAGAGAAAATGTAGGAGGCTACATGCAAGGGCCAGGAGTAAAGGAGGGGGAGAAATAAAGGCAGAGAATGAGTTGGGAAAGGAGCTGGGGaggaaaacaagggaggcaaggGATGTATACGTGGAAAAGCTAATGGGAGAAAAGGGGAAAGGAAAGGGGGGAGACTTACAGCTATTTGCAAAGGGTGAAGGAAGAGGAAGGAATAGCGGTGCTCAGGGGAAGAGAGGGGCAAGAATGTACAGAGCAAATTTGCTTCAGGAACAGTACCTATCTGTGTTTGTAAGAGGAGAGGTATGGGAGTATTGGAAAGTATAAAACACAGTATAATACACAGTTTTAGAGATAAGTTTGGAAGAGTTGAGGAAGGGGGTTAGTGGTTTGAAGGGGAGGAAGGCACCTGGGCTGGACGGGATAGGGAACAGTTACCTTATGTTGGGGGGTGAGAAGGTGATGTTCAAACAATCCCTTGAGAAGGGGAAGTTGCCAAATTTATGGAAAGAAGCGGTAGTGTTACCAATTTACAAGGTAGGTAGGGATATGACTAACCCGGCGAACAACAGACCAGTCAGCCTAACATCCTGTATAGGGAAAGTAATGGAGAGGCTGGTAGGCAGTTTATGGTTTTATAATTAAGgcaatttctttttaaaacatgatattttggtgttactgtttttatttttataaattcattttattcataactgatataatttgtacaataaaataatttgtaatatgtaTGTCTCAGGCAAAACTAATcggaataaaataaaatctgaagTGTGTGGTTAAAATACATCAGAAATGTAAAAATGATAACTGATAAGAAATGCAAGTTCaaacaaagtaaaatatatttttatactagGTATATTTagatacattttggtacaaacttcatgttgaaaaaattactttcattgaatttgATTTCATTGAATTTAAACTATTGTAATTTTAGTTATGTTTTGCTAAAATactgattaatttaatgattttatttatttttgggttctttatggtgtattaatttgcatttcggtgttatttggTGCAATTGacatgcatttcggtgttattttggttttatcgtaaTTAACCTATAATCGTGGCCCTAACATACCTAACAGCTAACAGTTTgtgtatattttgacattaaaattgtGGTGCTCATTTTACAGGTTTATGGCAATGCACTGGAGTTATTTTGGAGTCTGCAAGAAGCTGTAAAATGCCCAAACTGCAGAAGCAAAAGATTGAAACAAGCCAGCTGATGTGTAGCCAGCTGATGTGCAGACAGCATTACTTTAACTTCTCTTTTCCAGCAGtttgattataaattatattgATGATTTGGCTCCGGTAAGCAGCACTCTTAGTTCTTATCTTGCTATGCCTCACCTTACTCAAGATGAGTAAATGCAATCCGGACACACCGCCAATAGTAAACCAGACTAAACCTACCAAAATTAAACTCAACATCAAAAGAGTTAAACTAAACCACAAATCTTGTCTTGCAGGATGTCCATTCCAACTAAACTCAAACTATAACATAGGTTGTTACCAACTCGCAGCCCACAAATAATAAACTTTGTGCAAAagagtaatatttatttctacTCCTCAAATATTGCAAAAGTATTTGCTATTGGTACAATTATTATCGaataaataatactataaaacttGCTAACACAATAAAAGGCTACCCCGGTTATTTTGTGACCAATGTAGcttttttgcaaaaaaactgaACTGGctgtaataaaaacattaaattacaaatatagtCTTATAATTCTCGCCAGATCTCCCCCTTAATTATTCCTCCCTACAGTGAGCTCGTTTCCGCTTGCCAAAATGTAGGTACTTACTGCGAGTAATCCTACTTGAATTGACAAAGCTACTTCTGAAAATCCACCCTTTGCTCGTTACACACTCATAGCAACTTGTTCGTCATTTCCCTCCTCGACCAACGAAATTTTATAGGGGAAAATAAAACTATATGTCCTAATGATCTGATCCTCATGCGTACAACTGGCCTTGCTTGTGCACACCCTTTAGTAGAAGCTTCTGTACATACTGGATCATCAATGAGCAATAATTTACTTCTTAAACAACTTCAGTGATAATCGTAGTGTGTCCGAAGGCTGTTTCATCAAACTAGTAAACCAAATTACGAGAACACATCGCTTCTTGGGACGGGGTGTACACACGTTACCCGCAGCTAGCACTGCCCAGCTCACCACTGCAGTCAACAGTCAAAAGGGGCAGCTGCATCGCTGTTCATCGCTGTGTTGGCCTCGTGTATGAATACAAATACCTTCAAGCACCTCTTCTACCCAGCTCGCTAAATGTCAGGGGCTATTCCCTCTCGGCACCCATTTACACATAAACTACTTTTATACCCACTGTCGGTGAAGCTGCTTCCTTCTGCCGTGGAACTGGGAAGTCaagtaaaccataaaaaaatttcgtAATTTATGTAAGAAACGATGTCTTCTGCACTCCAGCATGCCTCAGGAAACTTTGCAGTTTGCAATCCGAACGAAGCAGGGTGACTGCCCACTCCCGCATCTTGTGCCGGCACACACACTCATATCTGCGTGATGCGGTGACTCTTACTACATTCTTTTCTGGTCGCGGCTGCGCTAGTTCATCCACACATCTCTACACCACTGTTGCTGCTCTGGCGAAAACACTCGGCACACCACCGAGTCTAGAAGTGTAAGTACATACTCAGTTTCGTTACGAAATTGCCAAGAGTTCATAGCAAACTTAAATGAAacctcaaataaattttaaattacatttgctTTTATACAAACCAAAAATATTAACAGAAACAACATTAATCTCCCTAACTTTAAACTTTTGTCATTTACAAACTGTCATTAACAAACGTAGTTACTTAATTTTAAAGTCTCtgaaacaataacaaaatttttgacctacagaaataaaattatggtcctaaaatttttcaatttaaattaaaagatATCAGAAATCCAGAAAAACGTACAAATGTGACAGGGAAGTCACAATCTActtgtttgtatttaaaaataattgcagcTAAGAAATGTTTCCCGCAGATCTTGTAAATGCAGTGTAGTAACATGGTTTGTGAATGGTAGAAACTAAAAAGTGGTATTTTGAAATACATTTGATAAAAATGACAAACAGCCTTAACATTTCATAACTGCTTGGTCCTAGTGTTATAGTATGTCTCATCCTgagtttgcagtgtgcattttaatggacaTCTACGCTCTCTTTCCAACCTATGGGGGGgactgaattgtatccccttggaaagggtacctttcagacttatggtggcggtagtgtagctgggtaggaactggaaaggtacactttcagattttttaaaatgtttcggttttaatgcaaatatgcactggaaaggtataccctcggaaagggtacctttcaggattttctgtacaatgacacagcagaaaataaactggaaaggtaccctttccgatttcttaaaatgttttagtgcACAATTTTCAatgcacaatttttttcattagcgctgtccttgtttcggtttGCTGGGTTGCCAGATATATGCCgtagagcacaaaagttttagatacaactttataatataatgaaaatttttaaaaaaatatatgtggaaCATTGTATTTGTGAAGGaatatttggaatgagaattttggaaataaattttcttgtattTCTTCAAGAGCATCATatgaaaacttttaatttttacttcTGAGGAGAAGTAACTGAAAGATGCCTTCATATTCAACCATGTTAgtcaacatatatttttatatcatttaatattaaaaatgttgggTCTGTTTAAGCATTGCACATAATTTAATGGATTACCTTGTTGATacatagatttcaaagaaatactacctattgtagccgttaccatggtgcaaatTCCGgaaatttttacatagtttttcgtttcatggttcatataccccaaaaccatcatcaactcaaaagtttatacatatataggctaattatatatctatatatctatacatatatatatcacaattttgtggacacgataactgtcgcaatttttctcaaatcacttccaaactaatacataaaatttaatagtgaAAATTCTCGGTTGAGTTCATTAATGGACAATATCCAACCAAAGGAGTGGAAATGGGGAATGTTTTTAAAAACCAGAAAAATTGTTCTAACTCtcgtaatatggaaaatatcacatccatttgaatGTTTTATAGCTTGTAGGAGTAATGcgaaaatcttttgtctgaataggtttttgatacgaccaatcattactgcaaggggttaaaaaaacaagggttggctggaaaaaaaatcataactccctttgtatgcaaaaaagtaaaaaattgtacaggttgtgtattaatcttataatttttattataatgtttgtctgaaacaatttttgattagacaaaccattgctgcaaggggttaaaaaaatagagggtagaatttaaaaaattcttaaatcccttagtaggtacactaacAAATagattcaaattatttgtaaatcttataatttttatcgaaaacttttgtttgaaacaatttttgataagacaaaccattgttGTAGGGAGTTGAAAAAATAGAccggtagaatttaaaaaaagttgtaatttaCTTAGCACGTACACTGTTAAATCCATTCTTTTTTActgtaaaacattaaattattatctacaactttcatctaaaataattttttataggaccaaccattactgcaaggggtagaatgaACAagtgttggaggacaaaaaaaaaaaatatcttctttcGAAGagacaacatcgaattcgtacagattgtgtattaatcttataatttttaactaaaacttttgactgaaacattttttgataatacaaaccattactgcaaggggtgaaaataacaagggtagaaaaacaaaatgtcattcttttttctttttaagattTACTTTAATTTCCATTATCATTTAATGTAGAACATCTAacctttatctaaaacctttggctagAAAAATTCAggagttgaaattaaaaaaaaaaataatgtaacttttttagtatcaaatccatcagaatttattaataaatatcttaatattaccttaaagctttgttgaaaaaaatttatactacCACATATTAgtcaagggatgaaaaatagtgtttgaagatcaaaaataattgcatgcctaccttactaggcatattatgaaatttgttaagacattcaatgctggttgcattaaagctggactcccaatcatccatTTCAtctgtccgtcacccgtccgtccgtcaatttcggtccgttatttctctcggcaattattaccgactctcaaccatccgccatccgtccgtccgtcactattctaaaatatcagtacaacaactttccgccacatactttctcaattgtaggtaaacttttggtgaaaataatttacttgggataattaaatttgtttttatgaatgtgataataagttgacaggcggAAACCGTGCTTTaacaagtggattaaacgggtgtcgtcttaaaaataacattagtcatgccagcaataaacaaaattatgcttcttttattactgtgTCAAAGGAAACAGAAATAAGCTATTTTTATGcaggctttttccctcagttgcttatcccgatagtctttgctatatatattatacaaatgctccctttcccggacgtaatttattagcatttcttccgaaaagctcattctcataagcaatctttaccgttattatgacaataataataggtcaatacgacacagccttctatatattggaaattaaaaaaatcgaacacgGTTTTCagaaagtcgtattgaagacgatcaacttaacaaggcggtggaccatccgttggtccgtcaaaagctaaagcttggcaaggttttgacggacgtacagatggaatttttcgggccatctgattagctgcaggtcacgtgattgacggacggacgggtgacggacggatgaaacggatgattgggagtccagcttaagttaaaaattgttcaaaatattttcactgcatggaatatgagaaaatgttagaTTGATGATTTTTGAATATTgatgaacatataggatgttatgtcagctacattaagttcttaaaatgttccaggagtctatagaagtttacaaaatatttccaaaaaaaataggaactttgaaatttacctacgcctgtaggctttcTCGAAAGGGATTTTTAATGGTTACAGACTAGTACAAAtagtttttcctgtgaaataataatttgagtttaatattaaatttttttttaaatttagtatgaTTACAAGTATAATAATAGTGTTCATGAACACTATTTTACGACAATTTATCAACTTGCATtcttgtttgtctgtttgtttgtctgtttggtaaatttttcaatcaattttaaactaacttcccgaaAAGCTAGAGACTTTAAACATAGTTCAGAAAACGATGACAATGCACACACAAGAcaaaagcagaaaaaaattatttaaataaaaaaattaatataccacgtagtataaaataatttctccttgCTCCATACAGATTTCTAACCCCATAAGGACTgcattgaaaatttgtaattgtgaatttttaagacctataaaaatacttgtaaactttaaaatgaaaaacttaaATTGCATGCAATGTATATTAGTAAAGAGTGTAGAGAGTAGCTGTGGTTGAGAAAACTCACAAAATAATTgatatcatttgcagtgcaataaaattgtttgtgACTAGGTTAACATTCATGCATCAATTATCTGTTTTGGGTTGGAAGCTAAAACATTACAAATAGGAGGCCATTTTCCAGAGTAGCTACTCTTCAgagaaaaaaattccagaaatggttttgttttagttttcCTAGTTAGTTTTAAGCATCTGTTAATGTTCTCAATCTGATGAATGGTTCAGGAGCACTTAcaggaaaaacaaacaaaacatttatttttatatatttagaagatgttaatattttaatactgtTTGTTTGTCGAATATGCGTtctaaaccattcatccgatcttgatgaaattttgcacccttgacctttgaaacacgagggaAGTCACTGTGTTGgtgagattttgaaaaaaaaaaaatccttatttcTTGTTCCCACTccttaaaacagaattttaacaCTACTAGATGCAATTTTGTACTATTGGATTCAAAGTAAGGGGAAAATTACTGTCTATAATTGATTTCTACAATAGATTTGGGTCGCTgtctacattaaataataaaaacaccccatccccccatttttttttcctaaaaaagatttttttttttttttttaaattttgtgatgaAAGTTAGCACACTTTGCATTTAAATTAATGGGGAAATTACTGTCTTAAACTGATTCAGAAAGAAAGGGAATGTTGGGAAACCACCCCATCTCTCTTTCCCACCCTTTAAAGAAGAAATTTGGTACTTGATGATAATTTGCACTcatgacattcaaaataagaaaattatgttCAACAGATAACTATgtctgatttaaaataaattctcctATCCCCTTATCTACACAAGATTTCTGAAATTACCCCTAATTCCTCTTACTACCTCTTAAAGGAGTATTATGGTACTTCTTGATTAAATTTTGCAAATTCAatgttcaagtaaaaaaaaaaatatctacatttaattaaaatttaccccCATCAAATTATTTATATGAGATTTTGTGGTCCTAAAATTGCAATTCgtaattttacttgtatggtaTGTActagagacttgaaaaattatgccttattttacttattatattTTTAGGTATTCAAGTATATCTTAAATCCTTAAAATTCTTAAAAGGGTCCTTAAAAAcaccttaatttttgattgcccAAGAGGGTACGAACCCTGGTCTTTccaatttccataaaaaaaaaatttgaatacatgtaatgttaaaaataaaaataaaactattgttaaacCTACCCTTTCCTGAAAATATGAAGTTTAGAAATAACAACCCATTCCACTTTTCTATCCCGTAAAGCAGATTTTTGTGTCTTCTTGGTGAAATTTTGAACAGTTCAggtataaaaaaagaatttatcaTCATGATCTAATAAAAAAAGTTCActgaaaatatgaaattatgaaggaaaaaaagacCCATTTTCCTTCAGaataaaattttgcacacttgacgtgcatctgattttaactaaaatttaattgaatacaTGAAATTTTGGTATAATACTATCCTCCggctcctcccccctcccttttcccttTTTCTACCCCTTGAATCAGAAATTGGGCGATTCTTGATGGATTTTTACACACTTGACGTTAAAATAAAGAACACAATTACTGTTTacatgtatttttgtttaaaatcctGTTCACCCTGTTTTTTGCCTGAGCAATggtgggtacttcagctagttttaCAATATAAAAGGTTTTGGCTCCCGAACAAATATTATGTGGTTGTTATGCTTAGATTTGAGATATCACTTAGCTCTAAAATGAAGGTAAAAAGTCAAGTgactagaaaatattttaatatcgtAGGTTTATTCTTGGATAATCTTTCTTGTAAACAGATGGATACATTAATAGGAAGTGTATAAGTAGTACTTTGTGTTCAGTTTAATGGATATTGAGGTACATTTTATGCTAATTTCACGTTCGAGATTGGTAACATGTAACACTTGGATGCGGATGAAATCTATTTACCAAAAGTGCTTTTCATTTTGGAAGTCAGTGTTTATTCTTTTggctaaattacaaaattttcaataactgAGAAAAGTACGTTGTGTGGAAAAATTCATCTGATAGGAAAGTTTATATTTTGGATCTATAAGGATGGATTGAACCATTTATTGGTGACTTTATTCATTTTACCCACGTATTGTTTTTTACAGTCCTTGAAGAAGGGTGTCAGTTTGTGGTGCTTCTTCCAGGTGAAAGTGATGCATTGCGGCAGCTGTTCCGAACATGTGCGAGCTGTTCCCCGTGTACTGTGAGAAGCTGAAGATCCTGAGCAGCATGCTCGTCGAGGAGAGTCTGAACTACGCCAGAGACACAGGCTCGCACCTGCTGGTGGCAGCGTGCATCTACCTGTCCTTGTGCGTGGCCGCCTACTTCACCACCGCCTACCTGAAAGCGCTGGCCGCGTACGGCCACCTGAAGGCGGTGAAGCGCGTGCTGCTGGTGACCGCCCACCCGGACGACGAGTGCATGTTCTTCGGGCCGACGATCGTGAAGCTAGCGCGGAGGGCGGAGTGCCAGCTGTTCCTGCTGTGCCTGTCCCAGGGGGACTACAGGAACCTGGGTCGGCAGAGGCGTCGCGAGCTGTGGGCCAGCTGCAAGGTGCTGGGCATCCCGGACAGCCACGTGACGCTCTGCATCAACGACTACCTCCCGGACGACCCGGGGGTCCGGTGGCGGGAGGACGTCGCCGCCGCGCTCATCCTGGACCACGCGGAGTCGCTCGGCGTGGACACCATCGTGACCTTCGACAAGCTGGGGGTCAGCCGGCACTCGAACCACTCGTCCGTGTTCTACGCCGTGGCGTACCTGTGCATGGAGAAGAAGCTGCCGTCCCACTGCAAGGCCTACACCCTGGAGACCATCAACGTCCTCAGGAAGTACTCCGGACCGCTCGACGTCCCCATCAGCTTCCTCATGTCCTCGTTCTGGTTCGTGGACAGCCTGCGCGAGCGGGCCAGCATCAAGGCAGCGATGGCCGCGCACCGCTCGCAGTACGTGTGGTTCAGGAAACTGTACATGATCTTCTCACGCTACACGTTTGTCAACACTCTCAGGGAAATAGAGTGTGTCGACCTGGAGTTGGATCTAGAACTGGATGACTAAAGCTGGTATGTACTTTTGGTTTTTGCATACTTGGGGGTGAAGTAGTTGTTGAAGTGTTTTTAGAATGGTTGTAGAATcacaaagtttgttactattGTTCTCATAAATTTATGAGCAAAGTAAATTAGTACGTACTAGTGATgagtcaattcctgttttttccccggttctcggttcggtaccggttcttaaaaatcggttttcggttctgacttaaacaataacataaatattattcacacattatttatgaggtgttttaagtaataaactatttattactTCGGCTACCAAAAAAGCATTGTTTCAAGCTACTGTAAACACAcaacctattaaaaatgtaatatgtattaataaaaaaattaattcgaaataatataaagaacacttaataaaactaaaatttactatatcaatctagtaattacctcaagaaatctacatacacctTACTTTAAAATATAGGAatgaaaagaaaatgttacaataatggaaataaatacaatgatggtgaactttcaaagtattaaaatattaaattgtccatcaaacttattgcctacattgaattcagtttgtttgcacagtcaacagtaaattactgccacacttctgatgccatttcttacacaatttgctctatttggccagaataattatactttagaagTGTCCACAAGCATTTTGTGTGAAcagccaatagtaaaatacatgcacacatccatacaccactttacaaataataataataaaaaaaccttccCCCTTC encodes:
- the LOC134537645 gene encoding N-acetylglucosaminyl-phosphatidylinositol de-N-acetylase, whose product is MCELFPVYCEKLKILSSMLVEESLNYARDTGSHLLVAACIYLSLCVAAYFTTAYLKALAAYGHLKAVKRVLLVTAHPDDECMFFGPTIVKLARRAECQLFLLCLSQGDYRNLGRQRRRELWASCKVLGIPDSHVTLCINDYLPDDPGVRWREDVAAALILDHAESLGVDTIVTFDKLGVSRHSNHSSVFYAVAYLCMEKKLPSHCKAYTLETINVLRKYSGPLDVPISFLMSSFWFVDSLRERASIKAAMAAHRSQYVWFRKLYMIFSRYTFVNTLREIECVDLELDLELDD